CAAGGGATACCTGTTTTGCAGTGAAGTCTGAACAAATGCAGATTTCCAAGGAATTTTTCCTAGTCAGTGGCTTGAAATCCAATTCTAAATAGGGagacaacattatttacaattttaaaaatcaaaaagttcTCAAGGACAGGCATTATTGTCGTTTTCCAGTTTGCAATGTCATGGAAATCCCATggggatatatgtatatatgaatatttatacaTACAAACATGAGGGGGAGATGTTAAGAATGAAAGgatgcaaaaaaatatataagtacaaaaaacaaaacttaggTTTAACAGTAAAGGACAATAGTATACACAGTAAGGATAGAACCATATGTCACACTGTCACCGATTCAGCATCAAGGTTTTCTAGCACCCCAAACATCTGTCTGAAGGACTTGTTGTTGGGAGATTTACTAAATTCTAGTGATCTCATTTCTCAATTAATAAATCATCCTCTACAATTTCAGCCTGAGTCTTCTCTAAAAAGTGAATACAGAAGCAAGAAAGAATAGGTTAATTTTTTAAGGGCTCCAAGACTCTTAAAGTCAAAGTAAAATGCCTCTTCAGGAATTGCTGGCCATACAGGATTAATTATACCCAAGAGTTGTATAAAATGTGTCCCTAAGTGGCAAACCTCTTGGTGAAGGCTGGGGAGAAGGGTCAAGACTCAGAAGAGTCAAGCACAAAAAGAACAAGAGGTTAACTCTGTGGAACAGACACTGCATAACCAGAAGGACCCACTTCTCCGATAAGCTGAAAGCACAGAGCTGCTCTGCCTCAGGAGCCAAACGCCTAGAAGTGAGGGGTCTCCTGACTCCACATCCCAACCTGCTTCCTGAGGGCCGGGGGAAGGCAGATACTTCACAATCCCCACTGCATGGTGTGTCATGTCTGGTGTGCCACATAGACTGAGGAGAGGTGtcagggagggagatgggaaagCAGAGATATGCCCCGGTCGAAGGACAGGGGTGGAGATGCTTAGGAGTATCATGACAGAAGTCGGCTTCCACTTCCCATGGCCCTATCCTGCCAATGTGAAAACCAGAGAGAGGACTTAAAAGAATCCTTAGTTGGATGTTTTCTGGACAAAAAATATTCTGCAGCTAATAATGCTAATAATATCCAAATACAATTGGCCCATTCAATAATGtcagagtaaaaaaaaagcaTAGTTGTATAGAACAACGGAAATCATCTAGACTGTGAGGGCCTTATTTATCCGCGAGAAAAACAAGACTCCTGAGACGTATATTCACTCACACCACTCAGCATGTCAGGGCACAACTGAGGCTGGAGCCCAGGCTGCCTGCATCCCAGGACCGGGTTAATTTTGCCCAAGGTGTGAATCAACTGATTTACACTGTTGAACAATTTAAATGTACAAATGACCACAGTATTGGTAAGAAATTCCAGTAAAACACTAAATTACAAAGCTAAAAGAAACAGAGTAGAGGACAAGTCCGTGCTGAGAGAAATATAGATGGCAATATATAGAATTAGTTCTATGGTTAGGACACTTCTTAGAACAAGAATAAAATCACTTAAAAGTTGCAGTTCTGTGAAAGATTTGGACTCACGTATGGTATGACTTATACAATGTTACATTCTTGGATAGTAAATTATTTGCTTCCATGTAGGAATTTTgatgaaaaccagaaaacaaactcatgcaaaaaaaccccaaaaatcaggaaaaatccAGGAAACATAAATTGCACTAACCCTGTCTTTGTAAAGAAATACGTACTGGCGTTTTTTTCTAATGGCCTTTTaggaaaaaagatttaaaagtgAAAAGCAGATCTGAAGATTGGCAGCTGAAAGAATGCAATTAACAAATTATgagcatttcatatttctaaaacCTATTCCTAGTTATTTGGCCTCTTAAAACTAAAGTAATCCAAAATGTCTTCTACCAAATCAACTGCAGGCCATACCACCACTTTTATTTCAAAGTCAGTTAAAATTGTAGGATTGCTAAACCAGCCCCAAAACAAACATCCGCTACTTAAACAACTTCCTTTATAAAAGatagtatattattatttattattaagataGTCTTTTCCAGGAAAAGAGTCAGGAActgctttcatttccatttgcagaGACATAATTTATAAGGTGAAAAGACACAGTCTCTATGAAACATACCAGGAAGAAACTCATCATTTGTTAGGTGAAATTCAGCCTAAACTCTCAGTCTGCATTCTGTGTCCTTGACTTAAGATGATTATGTCCTTAATATTCTAACCATACTACCGAATATGAAACAGTCCACTAGACAGATGCTCAGTTTCTTAACAAACCAATTTCCAACTCCCGTGCATGGAAGCCATAAAGATGTCCCAATATGAGAAAATCAGACACCAATGAAAAGGGCATTGCGGGTGTTTGCCATTGGCAAGCCCAGTGAACAGTTTGCCTGAGGGACTGAGTTCAGAACAGGAAAGCCACAGTGAATGGTTCCACCTGAAACTAAAAGGAGGCGCCTATTTGAAGTCCCAAGAAACTTGAATGGAATAGCCACAAATTAAGTGCTACACGTTCTAGAAGGTGGAAAGTTACACCGATTCATCCACATTCTACCTACCTAAGCAAAGTTATTCCCTGAGGGTATCACTTTCCCAACAGCCCAAGCCACTCTGAAATAGCTGTTCTGAGTTCTAAGCTGTTCTCAGCTTCCAGATGTCTGATTCTGTGGGAAAAGATGCACAGCCATTTATAGTGTACAGGCCAACTGTCAACAATTTACTAATGGGTTAATAACACGAAGACTGGGTAGTTCATCTGTGGTTCAATAGCCTGTACTCTCTAAAGGTACAGGAGGGCTTTCTTTCCTGTGCAGTGATAACAGAGGAACATCATCTCTAACAATCTTATGCATCATTCTGTATGAATGTTGTACAAAACAGGCAATACAAACAGCCATTTTCTTACAGCTGCCAGAGCTTTAGTTGGTTCAACAGGGttatgtggtttaaaaaaaaagaaaaagacaaaggaaaaggaaataatatgtGCTGTTTCCTACTGCTTGATAGATTGCATTTCCAAATAACTAATATTAGACATCTGCAGTGCCAGCCACCCCCGATCATTGGAAGTACTGAGAGCTTTTGCTTTACTTACTTGTATTTTAAGAGCAGCCACTGAATTAACCAGAGTCCTACAAGGATCATGCCGTTAATTTCACAAATAGAAAAGGCCCACTGCACCCGGTTAAAATGGTCAAAAAATGTGTCCGGTAGTGGAGGCTGCACCTCCTTAGGAGGTACTCGTTCATGGACGACCGAGATCATCACTGTGGTGAGAACAAAGCAGGAAAGTGCATAAAGAAAGGCCAGAAAAGTTTTGCCCCACTCCATGGGGTATTGGGAGCGCTCAGGCTCTGGCATGGGGATCTTTATCATCTCCTTCCTGTACCCATTTGGCATCCCATTGGGTGTGACCTTGATGCTGAAGCTGCTGTCGGGGGTGGGGAGGTGTGTGCCAGTGCTGAGGTGCCCGTTGGCATGGCCGTTCTTGTGTGCTTCCATGTGGTGTTCCATTTTCAGGGTCTCTATCATGTCCAAGAGCCGCTGCCCATTGTCAGAGGAGACGCGGCACAAGGGGGGTTTTGCGAAATCCTCTTGGGTTAGGCTTATCAAGTCCCGGCCTGTGAAATGTTCCAGAGGTTCACAGTATTCTGGCATAGCATTCTCCAGCAGCCAGTCTGTCACCTTCTTGGGTGACCAATAAACCACTTCCTTCATTGTCCTGGCAGACAGCACACCGTCCCCGGCCTGCTCCCGGCAGGTCAGCAGTCACCGTGCCTCCAGAGCAGGACACCGTCCCCCCACAGCACACTCATCCTGTCAGGCCTCACTGACAGAGACTCGCGTGGCAAGATGGTCAGGGCAGCCTGTAAACACCTCACGTAGCTCTCTAGGGTTCTTGAGTGCCCAAGCATTAATTCACCTCATTTCTGAGCAAGATTCTTCCTTCTGTGGAGGCAAGAGAGAAAGTCAAGATACTGGCACTCCCAAATCAATCCCCTCAGAATGCAAAATCTTAACATACATAAGGAAAATGGAAAACGAGTTATTGGTATAGTCTGTAGCTTTCAAACATGTATTAGTTTAAGGGACCACTGGTTCCCTTGTTACTCTTCCCAGAATGAGCATTAAATTGCACCTGACATGCATAAAGTCAAAGGGGAACTGTCCAGAGGTGTGGCATATCATTTCTCAGAAATAATTCAGCAGTGCTTTGGACACTGCTTAGTAAGGATGAGTAATTCTTTTTGTGTTTACGTGCTTCCTGAGGTAATTTGAAACAACATGGCATATTTGCTTAATCCACCATCCTATCTGGCAAAGGACTGTTTTACAATGTATATAACATACAacaactcatagaagaaaaccaGAGTTCAAGATGATCTGGTCTAACAATTTTACATCTTACACAAAAACCTATGAATCAATTTTTCCAAGTGTACTTGGACCCCAAATCTACATAAGTCATAAATACAGCTGCTCAGCTTAAAGCACAGATGGAATGAAGGGCCAGGGTCCTGCCTGACAATATCTCTACTGCCAGCCTCGAGGGGAATTCATGGAATCCCCCAGTTTCAAAATCAGTGATTTAGCCCAACTCCCTCATTTATAAGCAAGGACGCCATGGTCAAGCGGCAGCTTAAAGAGTTACAAGTTTCTGAGTCCTAGTTTAGTACATTTATTTACTAAAATACTTAACGAGCAATGTGGCAGTGGCCAAAATACACATGTGCAGAGGAGATCCAAAAGCAAGATTCaccttttataaatttatatgtgtataaatataaatataggtATAAGGAATGTAtatcacatatatgtgtgtatgtatatgtgtgtatacattttcttttaaccaCAACTATGGCTAATGAACATAACACTGCATGAAACAATgggaaagaaatacatattaactAGTATACTTCATTTTGGCCCTGGggccattttctatttttctctcccctgtttttctttaataagcaTGTATTACCTTTacaacaattatttaaaataaacaagaaaagttaaaaataaaaggcataattCTGTAACAAAGCACTGTGGTCAATGAAACGGGGTCTTTATATTTTGACTCTCAGCATTTCCCACCAATGACCTATTAGGCAggctttattttattcatctgttaaatggacaTCATCAAGTATCTCCTTTGCAAGGTTGTTGTcagtacttaataaataatatgtgAAAGTTGAGGATACGTAACCTAGTCCTAAAAGGCGCCTATatccctcttttaaaaatttctcaaatttcCTATCATATCAAACAGCTATCATGTACTGCATCTCACTATGAAACAACGCTGCCCAATAGTGGGATAACTTTTTTCTCAAAAGATAAATGTTGTATTCTCTGCAAAAGAACTTACACAGATTGAAAAGCTAGAAAGTAGTGATGACAGTGTTTCCCTAAATATGCTTGTGGAATAATAATCTGATCAAATGatccatgctttaaaaaaaaaaaagagtcaaataAGTCTAGGAACTGCATGCCATCATCTCCCCCAGGGGGCAGAAGCACACATTAGCATGTTAGGAGCTCCAGGAAATCTCCCATTAAACAAACCGTTTGCCAGGATTTCATCTAGGGTGACTTCATCTAGGCTGTCCTCCCACTGGCTCCCTTTCCTCCCTAATAACCCCTGTGGACCTGCTGTGGAACACTGGGAAGTGCTGGCACAGTTAAGACTTGAACTCAGGTCTTCACATTCCAAGGTCCAAACTTGTCTCTACTGAACCCCCAGATCTGACTCTGGAATGAAGATGGATAATTAAGTGCACTCCAATTTCCCAGTGCAAATAACAGCAAAGCTTAGCTGATATTCCAGACTGCAAAAGACTTGGGCATTCTCTCTCCTGAGCATCCAGTGGATTACATCCATTCTCCTAGCACACCTTTCCTGTGACACTGCCTTGTGGTTACGGTCTGGCTGGACTTCCCCAAGGGATTATAAGTCACTGTGGAAGGGCTACAAGCATCTTAAACATCCACATATCTCACATTCCCAGGGCTCAGAAGGTGCTCAATCAGTACCTGCTCAACATGTCAGGAAATGTCTCTTACACTTACCAACATGTAGATGATTTAATGAACACACCTACTGAAAATGCCACTGATAGTGAAAACTGCTTTAAAACAATTTGGATAGTCAAAGGGAATAAAGTTGGCATTCTgtagagaaaaatatgaaaccaAAGTGAATCTCTGGCCACTTCACCACCACTACAGCAGCACTTCAATCATCACTAATACTGCCCAGAGTGGCAGGAAGACACATGCCAAAAGGGAATCCTGGCAGAAGGTCCTGCAGGAAAGGGGATCTCTTGCCATCAGACCCCAGTCCTCTCCGCAAATGCTCCTCAGTAGAATCAGGATAACAGCCAGGGGAACTTTCAACATCTTGAAGTGACTATGAGAACTCTAAAGAAAAATTCCTCATGGCATGTTCAGGCCCAAGGGAACGAACATGGGCTTTTCATGTAGGTGCCTCATTTTGCCCCTTGCCCGATGCAGGAAGCCTGCTAGGATGGGAAAACCCCTCAGAACCACAAAGGCTGTATCAAGGCCAAGAAGTCATTTCACTTCTCTCTGATGGGGAGATAATATCCTCTGAAGACATACCAATgtggaaaataagaagaaatcaataaaggaGATGATATAAGCCCATCAGACAGACagatacacacacgcacacacatgtgtgcatacatCCTGGCACTGCAAGCCTCCATCCAAATGAACGAACACCAGTTTTGCAAAAACAAGTCCATCAGGCTGTTTCTGATGGCCAGAGGTACTCTTAAGAGGTAAGCAAGGTAAGTCAATAGCTTCTATTAATAACTAGAACCACAAAATTGTTCATGTCTCAGGACAGTACCTGTGCTTTCCCTCAACTTGGAATTTTCCATGCACTCCTCTTCAACAAGTCCAGATTCTTCCCTCAGTCTTGAAGGCCCTTCTCTGCGAAGTCTTTTCTGACTACTCCCTCACAATCCTTTTCCCCTTCCTGAATTCCTACACCACTAATATCTGTGACACACACAATATAGTTTAACTGCCTGTGTGGACATATTGGTATAAGAAGGAGCACCAGCTATGTGAGTCCAGAAGCCTGTGGCTGGGACCCAACTCAACTACTTATCTTCTTGACAAAGTCCTTCAACTTcttaagcctcaatttcctctgaAATAGATTAACTACCTTCACACAGGCTGCTCCTGCTGTAAGGATCCAATTATATAAAGGGAGTGAAAGCTAGAAGCTACTCCAACAATATGTCTTGTTCTTTTTGTAATGTCCTGCTTTCTTCCTAATGCCCAACTGGGCCCACAGTGACATGTTATAATTATTTACCGAAGCTGCCACTTCCCAATGGCATCTCTAAAAGCCCAATCTTTCTGATACACATGAGCAAAAACAGCTTCCAAATTTCACGagaaaataaacctttatttttcaAGCAAGCTTTGAATCTTGTGTATAAAGCCATACATGCTGTTTTCCTGCAGCTGATGCTGAAACGTGTAAAAGGGGAAAAGCTTATTTCTCTGGAAGTAGCTATTGGACAGCTACTCGGTACAGCAAAGGCCACTGTTAGAAGGTGAGGACTTCTCCAGAGCCACAGAACCCAGCTGTAGGAAGAGAGGTGAGAAAGTGAATTTCCCCTGGACTCAcaccctcaatttagaattgatTACAGTATTTCTGAGAAGGGAAAGGCAAAGTATAGACCTGAAGATTGCATTAGGCTGGGCTCAGAAAGCAAGTACCACCATCATCAGCCAGAAAAGACACCCTGAATCCATTATTGGCAGAATGTTAAGAAATAATGTATTGCTCAAATGATTAGACTTTTTTCTCAGAACTGGgaagaaataacaaaagaataaaatctggaaaaaaaaaagcataaactCTTTATCCCAAAATACCATAGAATTTGAGTGATGGAAGAAGTGCTCAAACTCTATTTTTAGACATAAGTAAACTAATGTCCAGTgagtgagattgtgatttgtctGAAACCTCACAAATAGCAAAGTGTTCATTCTAGGGCTAGATGGAGACacaatatgcttttttaaaaaaattaaagtatcattgatattcaatcttatgaaggtttcacatgaacaacattgtggttactacattcacccatattatcaagtcattCCCTCctaccattgcagtcactgcccaacagcatagtaagatgctatatatagtcactacttgtcttctctgtgctatactgctttccctgtgacctacctatattgtgattgtgaatcataatgccccttaatctccttctccctccctccctccccacctaccctcccaaccctatccctttggtaaccgctagtcccttcttggagtctgtgagtctgctgctgtttgttccttcagttttgctttgttgttgtactccacaaatgagtgaaatcatttggtacttgtctttctccaccttttttGTTTCACTAAGCAGAATACTCTCTAGCAccattcatgttattgcaaatggtaggatttgttttcttcttatggctggataatattccactgaCAGACAATATGCTTTTTAGGGCCCCACCACCATTGCAAATATTCACTGGTCACACAGATTTGAGCACATATAAAGGATAGTCTAAAAAGTCTTTGAAAAGTATGATAGAGTCCTGTAGTTTTAAGAGCAGGAAGAACAGCACAGATTAATATAGATTTAAACTTGGCAGAGTTTTCTACTGGACTtcaattaagtaaaaaaataaatctgctaATACAATTTAGCTACAAATTCCTAAAATAGATATTTTAGGCTTTAACTTTATAAAAGCTATTAGGTAGTATGTCAAAACACAGCATTAACTATTTATAGTTAATTATCAAAGCCAGATctctaaaaacaaacagaaaaattaaagcaattatcctgataatgaaaaaaataactggCCAAGCAAAATCACTAAATCGTTTAGGAACATTTGTTTATCTGTACACAAAAAGGATCTATTATAGTACCTAGCACTGAGAAGAAATAACACCTTGGTCTGTTAACAAAAAGCTACCATATGAATTAAACATTGAATACAAGTTTTCAAGAATTAGAATAGCACAAAATGTACAGTGCAATTAATCAATGGAGCAACTGTTCAGAATATTTGCTCTCTAATGCTTGCTCTATTATTAACTTGCACTTTCCTCAATGCCTTAGTTCCCATaatggtacaatttatttcatcTGTTTGTCCCATTAGTTAAGGGAATTTATGTCCACCCGACAGTGCTTTGCATTACATAAAGGAATACATAAAAATGCAAGAAATTATTATACtgaatttatgtaatttattcatctttgaaGATTCAATGGCCTTTTAAAATGAATGCCATGAAATTAAGAATtggatttttatgatttttttaaaaggtaggaTGGACTGAAGACTGAACAAACACAGCTGGCACATCCATAAAGAAACTATAGGGAAGTTTCGGCTGTTTCCAAATAAAGGCATTTTTGAAAGTATAAAGTAGTTCATACATAATTAGTCTTGTAAGAATATAGTGAACTAAATTTTCTGCTTCATGCATCAAATCTCTAAAGGCAAAAGTAACATGGGGCATAAATTGTGATTTCACTCTACTAGCTTATATGTCACCTTAATGAAAGATCAAAATTTGGCAAGCATGTACTATTTAGCTGTTTATAACACAAAACTACCTGTGGGTACTTTGTTAAAGAGCAATACAAATCAATAGCTGCTATTACTTTATTATGAAACAGATGCTGCCTTTTTATAAATGCTTCAAGTCCAGATCAAGGTCTTTATATCTACTAGAACTTTCCATAAAAGTCAGTAGTAACCTAATGGATCTTTCAGATCAATGCAGCCCAGGGAAATACTCATAAGGTAggtgtttgtttcttctttaactcAGTTTGCATAGCTTCTGAATGCTTTTCTCCAATCTGATTTAGCTGCagactttttttgttatttaacattCAAAGTTAACATAAATAGGCAGAATTCATAAAGttatatttatttgaagaataaaaatggtCAGAATAACAACCACACAAAATTTCATCTGAAGAACCAACATAATTATTTCAATCTACAGTTGAGGAAATTTTAGGTCACTTTTGATGCCTTAGCCTTGGGTTGTCCTTTATTTTAAGTTGCTATTACATGCAGGGTTCAAAATTCCACAGTCAAACTCTGGTTAACAAATAAAATCATTCTTATGAAATGGCTCCCTGAACTAAGTATATGCTGACCTATTTTGCCTACATACAAGAAAGAAGAGCTTGCTGAAGCGTACACATTTGCCTTGTGTCCACTTAGGCTATTAGACTTAAGGCTGTTAGAAGAGCCTCATGAGGTGACATCTGTTGGTCTCCTCCATATGCTTTGTTTATTTAGTGATGTTTGATACTTACCTTTTGCAGTATCTGAAATGTACTCTTTCCCAGCAATTGCCCTATAACTTACCAATTGCTAGCCTCCTTTATATGCCCTCCTCCCAAAATGATCCATTGCAATGTAGTAGCTCTCAACGTTCCAGAGGGAAAAAGATGATTTTTGGTTGACAAAATTAGTAGATGATGTAATGACAAGGAACCAGCAATGCCAGCTGTATACTATCAATCATGGTTCTAGCTGTTCTCTGACAGTATGAAATACAAAACTGTTCCATCCATTTCACAGAGAGCCCTACCACCAGTGAGACTAGCTAATTCCAAGTCCCATACCCTAAGCTTCCCTTTGAGTCATTCTCTGatggaatataaatatttagtaaGCAGAAAATCCAAAGAATGATTTATTAtggcaaaaataagaaataacctAAAAGTTCTCCATTGCGAAttgattaaatatatcatttatgacAGAATACTAAGCCTTACCAAACACTGCactatatttctatatttatagtGATATATATCTATAGCTCTGTCAAACAGTTTACAAAAGAGAAtaccatttaaaaagtttttatggACAGTTtttagttgacataatattatattggtttcaggtgtacaacatggtgacccAACATTTAtgcacattatgaaatgctcaccacaatacatgtagttaccatctgtcaccatacaaagttactacaatttattgagcatattccccatgctgtacctttgatccccatgacttatttattttttaactggaagtttgtaattCTTGatccccctcacctatttcacccatccttttacctcctctcccttctggtaaccaccaattcgttctctgtatttatgagtctgtttctgggcttttgtttgttcatttgttttgtgttttagattccacatgtaagtgaaatcatatgatattttctctgtcttatttcacttagatgaCACCATTTTTGTAAACACACATGTATTATAAATAACCATAGAAAAAATGGCTAAAAGTGTTTATCAACTTCTAACTACTACCTTTGGGTggtaaaattatgaaataattttctgCAAAATTTTTTCAGTGTATTCTAATTTCTCTGACAAACACAttacttatttttccttcaagC
The genomic region above belongs to Manis javanica isolate MJ-LG chromosome 7, MJ_LKY, whole genome shotgun sequence and contains:
- the SGMS1 gene encoding phosphatidylcholine:ceramide cholinephosphotransferase 1 yields the protein MKEVVYWSPKKVTDWLLENAMPEYCEPLEHFTGRDLISLTQEDFAKPPLCRVSSDNGQRLLDMIETLKMEHHMEAHKNGHANGHLSTGTHLPTPDSSFSIKVTPNGMPNGYRKEMIKIPMPEPERSQYPMEWGKTFLAFLYALSCFVLTTVMISVVHERVPPKEVQPPLPDTFFDHFNRVQWAFSICEINGMILVGLWLIQWLLLKYKSIISRRFFCIVGTLYLYRCITMYVTTLPVPGMHFNCSPKLFGDWEAQLRRIMKLIAGGGLSITGAHNMCGDYLYSGHTVMLTLTYLFIKEYSPRRLWWYHWLCWLLSVVGIFCILLAHDHYTVDVVVAYYITTRLFWWYHTMANQQVLKEASQMNLLARVWWYRPFQYFEKNVQGIVPRSYHWPFPWPVVHLGRQVKYSRLVNDT